A portion of the Juglans microcarpa x Juglans regia isolate MS1-56 chromosome 1D, Jm3101_v1.0, whole genome shotgun sequence genome contains these proteins:
- the LOC121246103 gene encoding BTB/POZ and MATH domain-containing protein 3 codes for MASTANSKAGDDTCSIFVSETVNGSHRFTVQGYSLAKGMGVGKYIMSDTFTVGGYDWAIYFYPDGKNPEDNSIYVSVFIALASDGADVRALFELSMLDQSGNGNNKVHSHFQRALESGPYTLKYRGSMWGYKRFFRRNLLEASDYLKDDCLVMYCKVGVVRNHLECPKLRAISVPPSDMGQGFKTLIESEVGCDVVFQVGNEMFKAHKLILAARSPVFRAQFFGLVGNPNIDKVVVKDIDPFIFKAMLLFIYTDKLPDVEEIESTAICSSSVMVQHLLAAADLYNLDRLKVLCESELCKVINIDTVATILALAEQHHCPQLKAICLKFTANAENLGAVMKSEAFRHLEGSCPSLLSELLATFASMDENSNSLSGRKRSGSSTFGQDLAADGAEAESANPNGRRMRRRL; via the exons ATGGCCTCGACGGCGAATTCCAAGGCCGGCGACGACACGTGCTCGATTTTTGTAAGCGAGACGGTGAACGGGTCACACCGGTTTACCGTACAGGGATACTCGTTGGCCAAAGGGATGGGCGTGGGGAAGTACATAATGAGCGACACCTTCACGGTGGGCGGCTACGACTGGGCGATTTACTTTTACCCCGACGGTAAAAACCCCGAGGACAACTCGATATACGTTTCGGTATTCATTGCGCTCGCGAGCGATGGCGCGGACGTGAGGGCGTTGTTCGAGCTGTCCATGTTGGACCAGAGCGGGAACGGGAACAACAAGGTGCACAGCCACTTTCAACGAGCGCTGGAAAGCGGGCCATACACGCTCAAGTACAGAGGCAGCATGTG GGGATACAAAcgattttttagaagaaatctTTTAGAAGCTTCAGATTATTTAAAGGATGATTGCCTTGTCATGTACTGCAAGGTTGGAGTTGTCAGAAATCATCTTGAGTGCCCAAAACTACGTGCTATTTCTGTACCACCCTCAGACATGGGTCAAGGTTTTAAGACCTTGATAGAATCTGAAGTTGGTTGTGACGTAGTTTTTCAGGTTGGCAATGAAATGTTTAAAGCTCATAAGTTGATACTTGCTGCCCGTTCTCCTGTATTTAGAGCTCAGTTTTTTGGACTTGTTGGAAATCCGAACATAGATAAAGTTGTTGTAAAAGACATTGATCCCTTCATCTTCAAg gCTATGCTTCTGTTTATCTACACAGACAAGCTTCCTGACGTAGAAGAAATTGAGAGCACAGCTATTTGCTCATCCAGTGTCATGGTTCAGCATCTGTTGGCTGCCGCCGACCTATACAATCTGGATCGACTGAAAGTATTATGTGAATCAGAATTGTGTAAAGTAATTAATATAGACACGGTGGCGACAATTCTTGCCCTAGCTGAGCAGCACCATTGTCCACAGCTTAAGGCTATCTGTTTAAAGTTCACTGCAAATGCAGAAAACTTGGGAG CGGTAATGAAATCCGAAGCGTTCAGGCATTTGGAGGGGAGCTGCCCCTCGTTGTTGTCAGAGCTGCTGGCAACATTTGCATCAATGGACGAGAACTCCAATTCTCTGTCAGGTAGGAAGAGGAGTGGCAGCAGTACATTCGGGCAAGATCTTGCGGCAGATGGGGCTGAAGCAGAATCAGCTAATCCTAACGGCAGGCGCATGAGAAGGCGATTGTAG